The following proteins come from a genomic window of Anaerobutyricum hallii:
- the rpsD gene encoding 30S ribosomal protein S4 yields MAIDRTPVLKRCRSLDMDPVYLGVNKKSNRKLVRSSRKISEYGLQLREKQKAKFIYGVLEKPFRNYYATAERMKGLTGPNLMVLLESRLDNVVFRMGFARTRKEARQIVGHKHVLVNGKCVNIPSYRIKAGDVVEIKENKKTMQRYKDIVEATGGVLVPAWLDADIEELKGTVKELPSRDMIDVPVNETLIVELYSK; encoded by the coding sequence ATGGCAATTGATAGAACTCCAGTCCTGAAGAGATGCAGATCCTTAGATATGGATCCTGTATATTTAGGAGTGAATAAGAAATCAAACAGAAAGTTAGTTCGTTCCAGCAGAAAGATCAGCGAGTATGGTCTTCAGCTTCGTGAAAAACAGAAAGCAAAATTCATCTACGGTGTTTTAGAAAAACCTTTCAGAAACTACTACGCTACAGCAGAGAGAATGAAAGGACTTACAGGTCCTAACTTAATGGTTCTTCTTGAGTCCAGACTGGACAACGTAGTATTCCGTATGGGATTTGCAAGAACAAGAAAAGAAGCTAGACAGATCGTTGGACATAAGCATGTATTAGTTAACGGTAAGTGCGTTAACATTCCATCTTACAGAATTAAAGCTGGCGATGTAGTTGAAATTAAAGAAAACAAAAAGACAATGCAGAGATACAAAGATATCGTTGAGGCAACTGGCGGTGTTCTTGTACCAGCATGGTTAGATGCTGATATCGAAGAGTTAAAAGGAACAGTTAAAGAACTTCCTTCTCGCGATATGATCGATGTTCCAGTTAATGAAACACTCATTGTCGAGTTATATTCTAAATAA
- a CDS encoding DUF1667 domain-containing protein: MEKRDLTCIGCPLGCQITVTMENGEVTDVKGNTCPRGDKYAREEVTNPTRVVTSIVKVEGGNLAAVSVKTKDVIPKGKIFDILDEIKPVVVKAPVKIGDVIVPNVAGTGVDVIATKNIQAV; encoded by the coding sequence ATGGAAAAAAGAGACTTAACATGTATTGGATGTCCTCTTGGATGCCAGATTACAGTTACAATGGAAAACGGCGAAGTAACAGATGTAAAAGGTAATACTTGTCCTCGTGGAGATAAATATGCAAGAGAAGAAGTAACAAACCCAACACGTGTAGTTACATCAATCGTTAAGGTAGAAGGTGGAAACCTTGCCGCTGTATCCGTAAAGACAAAAGACGTTATTCCAAAAGGAAAGATCTTTGATATTCTTGATGAGATCAAACCAGTCGTAGTAAAAGCACCAGTTAAGATTGGTGATGTCATCGTTCCGAACGTAGCAGGAACAGGTGTTGATGTAATCGCAACAAAGAATATCCAGGCGGTTTAG
- the infA gene encoding translation initiation factor IF-1, translating into MSKSDVIEVEGKVVEKLPNAMFKVELENGHQVLGHISGKLRMNFIKILPGDKVTIELSPYDLTKGRIIWRDK; encoded by the coding sequence ATGTCAAAATCAGATGTTATTGAAGTAGAAGGAAAGGTAGTCGAGAAGCTTCCTAACGCTATGTTTAAGGTAGAGTTAGAGAATGGTCATCAGGTACTGGGACATATCAGCGGAAAGTTACGTATGAACTTTATTAAGATTTTACCAGGAGATAAAGTGACAATTGAACTTTCCCCATACGATTTAACAAAAGGCAGAATTATCTGGAGAGATAAATAG
- a CDS encoding nucleotidyltransferase family protein, giving the protein MNNTGIKPKVIEEIRTFARKYNIDKVILFGSRARGDYKRTSDIDLAVVGGDFARFVLDVDEETSTLLEYDIVDMSREMQDELRQSIMQEGKILYEKV; this is encoded by the coding sequence ATGAATAATACAGGAATAAAACCAAAAGTAATAGAAGAGATACGAACTTTTGCAAGAAAATATAATATAGATAAGGTCATATTATTTGGGTCAAGAGCCAGAGGCGATTATAAACGTACCAGTGATATTGATTTGGCTGTTGTAGGTGGTGATTTTGCAAGATTTGTTTTGGATGTAGATGAGGAAACATCAACATTGTTAGAATATGATATTGTTGATATGAGCAGAGAAATGCAGGATGAGTTAAGGCAGTCTATTATGCAGGAAGGAAAGATTTTATATGAAAAAGTATGA
- a CDS encoding NAD(P)/FAD-dependent oxidoreductase produces the protein MYDIIVIGAGVTGTCTARELSKYQVNMCVIDKGDDVASGTSKANSGIVHGGYDCKPGTLMAEMNVRGNELLYELAEDLDYPIKKNGSLIVCTVPEERGKLDVLLEQAKENGVPGCRIIDKEEALKMEPNLTDNTVAALYVPTGGIICPWGLAIAMGENAAMNGCEFKFEHAVENIIKKDDHYEVVTNKGTFETKIVVNAAGVYADTLHNMVSEDKKHIIARRGEYLLLDKELGDYFSATVFPLPGKMGKGILCAPTIHGNMFVGPSATDVEGKDDVETTQDILDDLAYKAQHSYLTRTKLPMNKIITSFAGLRAHLPEHEFIIEEAKDAPGFFDALGIESPGLTSSPAIAERIAGQIQDKYHFPEKDNFIAKRKDVIHMEDLTLEEKNALIKEKPEYGSIVCRCEMITEGEIMDAINRPLGARTMDGVKRRTRAGMGRCQAGFCTPRTMEILSRELGIPMTEITKKGEGSNLLVGKIKED, from the coding sequence ATGTATGACATTATTGTAATTGGTGCCGGTGTTACTGGTACTTGTACTGCAAGAGAGTTGTCCAAGTATCAGGTAAATATGTGCGTAATCGATAAGGGTGATGACGTAGCATCTGGAACATCCAAAGCAAACAGTGGTATTGTTCATGGTGGTTATGACTGTAAACCAGGAACTCTTATGGCAGAGATGAACGTAAGAGGTAACGAGCTTCTTTATGAATTAGCAGAGGATTTGGATTACCCGATTAAAAAGAACGGTTCCCTTATTGTCTGTACTGTACCGGAAGAAAGAGGTAAGTTAGATGTTCTTTTAGAGCAGGCAAAAGAGAATGGTGTTCCTGGATGCCGTATCATTGATAAAGAAGAAGCTCTTAAGATGGAGCCGAATTTAACAGATAACACAGTAGCTGCTCTTTATGTTCCAACAGGTGGTATTATTTGTCCATGGGGACTTGCGATTGCTATGGGTGAGAACGCTGCAATGAACGGATGTGAATTCAAGTTTGAACATGCAGTTGAGAACATCATTAAGAAAGATGATCATTACGAAGTAGTAACAAATAAGGGAACATTTGAGACAAAGATCGTCGTTAATGCAGCAGGTGTATATGCAGATACTCTTCATAACATGGTAAGTGAAGATAAGAAACATATCATTGCTCGTAGAGGAGAGTACCTTCTTCTTGATAAAGAATTAGGAGATTACTTCTCAGCAACTGTATTCCCACTTCCAGGTAAGATGGGTAAAGGTATTCTCTGTGCTCCTACAATTCATGGAAATATGTTCGTAGGACCATCTGCAACAGATGTAGAAGGTAAAGATGATGTAGAAACTACTCAGGATATTCTAGATGATTTAGCTTACAAAGCACAGCACAGCTACCTTACAAGAACAAAACTTCCTATGAATAAGATTATCACTTCTTTTGCAGGACTTCGTGCTCACTTACCAGAACATGAATTTATTATTGAAGAAGCTAAAGATGCACCGGGATTCTTTGATGCATTAGGAATCGAGTCTCCGGGACTTACAAGTTCCCCTGCAATCGCTGAAAGAATTGCCGGACAGATTCAGGATAAATATCATTTCCCAGAAAAAGATAACTTCATCGCAAAACGTAAAGATGTTATCCATATGGAAGACCTTACTTTAGAAGAAAAGAATGCTTTAATCAAAGAAAAACCGGAATACGGCAGTATTGTATGTCGTTGTGAGATGATTACTGAAGGCGAGATCATGGATGCAATCAATCGTCCACTTGGTGCAAGAACTATGGATGGTGTAAAACGTAGAACTCGTGCAGGTATGGGTCGTTGCCAGGCAGGTTTCTGTACTCCTAGAACAATGGAAATTCTTTCAAGAGAGCTTGGTATTCCAATGACAGAAATCACTAAGAAGGGTGAAGGTTCCAATCTGTTAGTAGGAAAGATTAAAGAAGACTAG
- a CDS encoding HI0074 family nucleotidyltransferase substrate-binding subunit, with the protein MKKYENFCSALSNMQEIYKYDPPYDTVILTGLVGLFEVCFEQSWKMMKEILESHGYEEGATGSPKIILKTAYKAGMIKDEELWLRALQERNNVTHSYNEKIALGIVMRAKEEFYDMFCELKIEIDKNWL; encoded by the coding sequence ATGAAAAAGTATGAGAATTTTTGTTCTGCTTTATCTAATATGCAGGAAATTTATAAGTATGATCCACCATATGACACGGTTATTTTAACAGGTCTGGTTGGACTATTTGAAGTTTGCTTTGAACAGTCATGGAAAATGATGAAAGAAATTCTGGAATCACATGGGTATGAGGAGGGAGCAACCGGTTCTCCTAAAATTATTTTAAAAACAGCTTATAAGGCAGGTATGATTAAAGATGAGGAACTGTGGCTTAGAGCTTTGCAGGAGAGAAATAATGTAACGCATTCTTATAATGAAAAGATTGCGTTGGGAATTGTTATGCGGGCAAAAGAGGAATTTTATGATATGTTTTGTGAGTTAAAGATTGAAATTGATAAAAACTGGTTATAA
- a CDS encoding NAD(P)/FAD-dependent oxidoreductase: MKSYDVVIVGGGPAGLAAAIAAKKEGIDSILVIERDNQLGGILNQCIHNGFGLHTFKEELTGPEYAARFIDQAAELNIEYKLHTMVCDISKDKVVTVMNREEGIVMYQAKAVILAMGCRERPRGALNIPGYRPAGIYSAGTAQRLVNMEGFMPGKKVVILGSGDIGLIMARRMTFEGAEVKVVAEVMPYSGGLKRNIVQCLDDYDIPLLLSHTVIDIEGKDRLTGVVIAEVGPDRKPIPGTEVHYDCDTLLLSCGLIPENELSKQADVAMNPVTNGPLVDESLETNIDGVFACGNVLHVHDLVDYVSEEAATAGKNAALYVKNNCGKDAQKSDKVVEIKAIDGVRYTVPSTIHVDNMADLLTVRFRVGGVFKNSYISVYLNDERVQHRRKQVMAPGEMEQVILKKKDLEAYEGLETITVKIEEE; this comes from the coding sequence ATGAAATCTTATGATGTCGTAATCGTAGGTGGAGGTCCTGCTGGTTTAGCTGCTGCAATCGCTGCTAAAAAAGAGGGCATCGACAGTATTTTAGTTATTGAAAGAGATAATCAGCTTGGTGGTATTTTAAATCAGTGTATCCATAATGGATTTGGTCTTCATACATTTAAAGAAGAATTAACAGGTCCGGAATATGCAGCTCGTTTTATCGATCAGGCAGCTGAGTTAAATATCGAGTATAAGTTACATACAATGGTATGTGATATTTCTAAAGATAAAGTAGTAACCGTAATGAACCGCGAAGAAGGTATCGTTATGTATCAGGCAAAGGCAGTGATCTTAGCGATGGGATGTCGTGAACGTCCTCGTGGAGCCCTGAACATTCCTGGATATCGTCCAGCAGGTATCTACTCTGCAGGTACCGCACAGAGACTTGTTAACATGGAAGGTTTTATGCCAGGTAAAAAGGTTGTGATCTTAGGTTCTGGTGATATCGGACTGATCATGGCAAGACGTATGACATTTGAAGGTGCAGAAGTTAAGGTCGTAGCAGAAGTTATGCCTTACTCTGGCGGCTTAAAGAGAAATATCGTACAGTGTCTTGATGATTATGACATTCCACTGTTATTAAGCCATACCGTAATCGATATCGAAGGAAAAGACAGACTGACGGGCGTAGTGATCGCAGAAGTTGGTCCAGACAGAAAACCAATCCCTGGAACAGAAGTACATTACGATTGTGATACACTTCTTCTTTCCTGTGGTCTTATTCCTGAGAACGAATTATCAAAACAGGCAGACGTAGCAATGAACCCTGTGACAAATGGTCCATTAGTAGACGAAAGCCTTGAGACAAACATCGACGGTGTATTTGCCTGTGGTAACGTATTACATGTACATGACCTTGTTGATTACGTTTCAGAAGAAGCAGCAACAGCAGGTAAGAATGCAGCTCTTTATGTAAAGAACAACTGTGGCAAAGATGCACAGAAATCTGATAAAGTAGTAGAGATCAAAGCAATCGATGGTGTTCGTTACACAGTACCAAGCACGATCCATGTAGATAACATGGCAGACCTTCTGACAGTACGTTTCCGTGTAGGCGGCGTATTTAAGAACAGCTATATCAGCGTATACTTAAATGATGAAAGAGTACAGCATCGTAGAAAACAGGTTATGGCTCCGGGCGAGATGGAACAGGTTATCTTAAAGAAGAAAGATCTCGAAGCATACGAAGGTCTTGAGACCATCACTGTAAAGATTGAGGAGGAGTAG
- the rpsK gene encoding 30S ribosomal protein S11: MAKKVTKKVTKKRVKKNVQHGQAHIQSSFNNTIVTLTDSEGNALSWASAGEMGFRGSKKSTPYAAQMAAETAAKAAVVHGLKTVEVMVKGPGSGREAAIRALQACGLEVTSIKDVTPVPHNGCRPPKRRRV, translated from the coding sequence ATGGCAAAGAAAGTGACCAAAAAGGTGACGAAGAAACGTGTTAAAAAGAATGTACAGCACGGTCAGGCTCATATTCAGTCATCTTTTAATAATACAATTGTAACATTAACTGACTCTGAAGGTAACGCTCTTTCTTGGGCAAGTGCTGGAGAAATGGGCTTCAGAGGCTCCAAAAAATCTACTCCATATGCAGCACAGATGGCAGCTGAAACAGCAGCTAAAGCAGCAGTGGTACACGGATTAAAGACTGTTGAAGTTATGGTTAAAGGACCAGGTTCAGGAAGAGAAGCAGCAATTCGTGCACTTCAGGCATGTGGTCTGGAAGTAACAAGCATCAAAGATGTTACACCAGTACCTCATAACGGATGTCGTCCACCAAAACGTAGAAGAGTCTAA
- the rpsM gene encoding 30S ribosomal protein S13 has product MARISGVDLPREKRVEIGLTYIYGIGKTSADQILKAADVNPDTRVRDLTDDEVRRLSEIINADYTVEGDLRREIAMNIKRLQEIGCYRGIRHRKGLPVRGQKTKTNARTRKGPKKTVANKKK; this is encoded by the coding sequence ATGGCTCGTATTTCAGGTGTTGATTTACCTAGAGAAAAACGTGTAGAAATCGGTCTTACTTATATTTATGGAATTGGAAAAACAAGTGCAGATCAGATTTTAAAAGCAGCAGACGTTAATCCTGACACACGTGTACGCGATTTAACTGATGACGAGGTTCGTCGTCTTAGCGAAATCATCAATGCAGATTATACTGTAGAAGGTGATTTACGTCGTGAGATCGCTATGAACATCAAACGTTTACAGGAAATTGGTTGCTACAGAGGAATCCGTCATAGAAAAGGATTACCTGTTCGTGGACAGAAGACAAAGACAAACGCTAGAACACGTAAAGGTCCTAAGAAAACTGTTGCAAACAAGAAGAAATAA
- a CDS encoding adenylate kinase encodes MKIIMLGAPGAGKGTQAKKLSEKYGIPHISTGDIFRANIKNNTELGKKAKGYMDAGQLVPDELVVDLVVDRIKEQDCFKGFILDGFPRTIPQAEALDYALNNQNEKIDYAINVDVPDENIINRMGGRRACVGCGATYHVVNMPPKKEGICDHCGEKLVLREDDKPETVKKRLQVYHDQTKPLIEYYDKKGSLLTVDGTLDINVVFEKITKVLG; translated from the coding sequence ATGAAGATTATTATGTTAGGCGCTCCTGGCGCAGGTAAAGGAACTCAGGCAAAGAAACTTTCAGAGAAATATGGTATTCCACATATTTCCACAGGTGATATTTTCCGCGCTAATATTAAGAATAATACAGAACTTGGAAAGAAAGCAAAAGGATACATGGATGCAGGACAGCTTGTACCAGACGAACTGGTTGTTGATCTTGTAGTAGACCGTATTAAAGAACAGGATTGTTTTAAAGGATTTATCCTTGATGGTTTTCCACGTACCATTCCACAGGCAGAAGCTCTTGACTATGCTTTGAATAATCAGAATGAAAAGATTGATTATGCAATTAATGTAGATGTCCCTGACGAGAATATCATCAACAGAATGGGCGGAAGAAGAGCATGTGTTGGTTGTGGCGCTACATATCACGTAGTAAATATGCCACCTAAGAAAGAGGGTATCTGTGACCATTGCGGAGAGAAGTTAGTTCTTCGTGAAGATGATAAGCCGGAAACCGTTAAGAAGAGACTGCAGGTTTATCATGATCAGACCAAGCCTTTAATTGAGTATTACGATAAGAAGGGTTCTCTTTTAACAGTAGACGGAACTTTAGATATCAATGTAGTATTTGAAAAGATTACAAAGGTTCTTGGATAG
- a CDS encoding KOW domain-containing RNA-binding protein — protein sequence MLEYKLGYFATSLCGHDKGRIYMIVKQEGEMIGLSDGVRRTIDNPKWKKKKHIQMIRSERMAEAFPSLISSEDANQRIYDEIAGMEGRKVRKQED from the coding sequence ATGCTAGAATATAAATTAGGTTATTTTGCCACATCCCTTTGCGGTCACGATAAAGGAAGAATTTACATGATTGTAAAGCAGGAAGGTGAGATGATTGGATTGTCGGATGGAGTAAGAAGAACCATTGATAATCCGAAGTGGAAAAAGAAGAAACATATTCAGATGATACGCTCTGAGAGAATGGCAGAAGCTTTTCCATCCCTGATTTCTTCGGAGGATGCCAATCAGAGGATCTATGATGAGATCGCTGGAATGGAAGGGCGTAAAGTAAGAAAGCAGGAGGATTAA
- the map gene encoding type I methionyl aminopeptidase has product MAITIKNEHEIALMRESGRLLALVHEEMRKELKEGMTTKDIDRICETMIRDFGCIPNFLNYQGFPASVCVSINDEVVHGIPSKKRYIDNGDIVSLDAGLIYKGYHSDAARTHGVGEISPEAQRIIDVTKQSFFEGIKFAKPGNHLVDIARGIQTYAENNGYSVVRDLTGHGIGTKLHEAPEIPNFVQRRRGAKMQKGMALAIEPMINEGTYDVYWLDNDWTVATVDGKLSAHYENTIAITDEGCEILTMLPEEKEALHSEQKEK; this is encoded by the coding sequence ATGGCAATTACAATAAAGAACGAACATGAAATTGCATTGATGCGTGAGTCAGGACGTTTACTGGCACTGGTTCACGAAGAGATGCGTAAGGAATTAAAAGAGGGGATGACAACAAAGGATATTGATCGGATTTGTGAGACAATGATCAGAGACTTTGGATGCATTCCTAATTTTTTGAATTATCAGGGATTTCCGGCTTCTGTATGTGTGTCGATTAATGATGAAGTTGTACATGGAATCCCTTCAAAAAAAAGATACATTGACAATGGAGATATCGTAAGCCTTGATGCAGGACTTATTTATAAAGGATATCATTCCGATGCTGCAAGGACACATGGTGTAGGAGAAATCAGTCCGGAAGCACAGAGGATTATTGATGTTACAAAACAATCTTTTTTTGAAGGTATTAAATTTGCAAAACCTGGCAATCATTTAGTTGATATTGCAAGAGGTATTCAGACTTATGCGGAAAACAACGGATATTCTGTTGTGCGTGATCTGACAGGGCATGGGATTGGAACGAAGCTTCATGAAGCACCGGAGATTCCGAACTTTGTGCAGAGAAGAAGAGGCGCTAAGATGCAAAAGGGAATGGCACTTGCGATCGAGCCGATGATCAATGAAGGAACCTATGATGTTTACTGGCTTGATAATGACTGGACAGTAGCAACGGTAGACGGAAAGCTTTCTGCACATTATGAGAATACGATTGCTATTACAGATGAGGGATGCGAGATTCTCACAATGCTTCCAGAAGAAAAAGAAGCTTTGCATAGTGAACAAAAAGAAAAGTGA
- the rpmJ gene encoding 50S ribosomal protein L36: MKVRASVKPICEKCKVIKRKGAIRIICENPKHKQRQG; this comes from the coding sequence GTGAAGGTTAGAGCATCAGTTAAGCCTATCTGCGAAAAATGCAAAGTCATTAAACGCAAAGGCGCAATCAGAATCATTTGCGAAAATCCAAAACATAAACAGAGACAGGGATAA